One stretch of Burkholderia sp. NRF60-BP8 DNA includes these proteins:
- a CDS encoding VOC family protein — MASFQPDGWHTVTPRIVVPDPRNLIAFIRAVFDAEGECRAGLPAEIRIGDSVVMVSDGGGLRDPMPAFLYVYVPNTDSTYRRALAAQAIPLEAPADMPYGDRRAMVRDAWGNVWQIATHQRDLSADEIRARLGDGG; from the coding sequence ATGGCTTCGTTCCAACCCGATGGATGGCATACCGTCACGCCGCGGATCGTCGTGCCGGATCCGCGCAACCTGATCGCCTTCATCCGCGCGGTGTTCGACGCAGAAGGCGAATGCCGTGCCGGCTTGCCTGCCGAGATCCGGATCGGCGACTCCGTCGTGATGGTCAGCGACGGAGGCGGCCTGCGCGATCCGATGCCGGCGTTTCTGTACGTGTATGTTCCGAACACGGACTCCACCTATCGACGGGCGCTCGCGGCGCAAGCGATCCCGCTCGAAGCGCCCGCCGACATGCCGTACGGCGACCGGCGGGCGATGGTGAGGGACGCGTGGGGAAACGTCTGGCAGATCGCCACGCACCAGCGTGACCTGTCGGCCGACGAGATTCGCGCGAGGCTCGGCGACGGCGGCTAG
- a CDS encoding LysE family translocator, with amino-acid sequence MTELIVVVTITLLAVISPGPDFAMVTRNSLMLSRRSGVLTACGIGLGVIVHVSYTLLGVGLLIRQSAWLFDTVKLIGAIYLVYLGARMLMTKAGGVQADTAVAPLSDLAALRTGFLTNALNPKTTVFIVSLFMQAVRPDTSLIVQIGYGAFIAAAHAGWFSLVACCFSATAVRDRLLSLRHWIDRTFGCLLVGFGVALAIARGGR; translated from the coding sequence ATGACCGAATTGATAGTCGTAGTCACCATCACGCTGCTGGCCGTCATCAGCCCGGGGCCGGACTTCGCGATGGTCACGCGCAACAGCCTGATGCTGTCGCGTCGTTCCGGCGTACTCACCGCATGCGGGATCGGGCTCGGCGTCATCGTTCACGTGAGCTACACGCTGCTGGGCGTCGGGCTGCTGATTCGTCAGTCGGCGTGGCTCTTCGATACCGTCAAGCTGATCGGCGCGATCTACCTGGTCTACCTCGGCGCAAGGATGCTCATGACGAAAGCCGGCGGCGTGCAAGCCGACACCGCCGTGGCGCCGCTGTCCGATCTCGCCGCGCTGCGCACGGGCTTTCTGACCAATGCGCTGAATCCCAAAACCACGGTGTTCATCGTCAGCCTGTTCATGCAGGCAGTCCGGCCCGACACGTCGTTGATCGTGCAGATCGGCTACGGCGCGTTCATCGCGGCCGCCCATGCCGGCTGGTTCAGCCTCGTGGCCTGCTGTTTCTCGGCCACGGCTGTCCGCGATCGCCTGCTGTCGCTGCGGCACTGGATCGATCGTACGTTCGGATGCCTGCTGGTGGGCTTCGGCGTCGCACTCGCCATCGCCCGGGGCGGGCGCTGA
- a CDS encoding FMN-dependent NADH-azoreductase — protein MTRVLYIEGSPNKAHSASIEVCDAFLDAYRHAHPDHEIRTLDVWDLPMPEFDGAALAAKYAGLGGTALTPEQAAAWQQIERLAAPFHEADKFLFGVPLWNFSIPYKLKHLIDVISQKDVLFTFDAAGFAGKLAGKKAAVVYARGLAYQSPGSFTPAAEFDLQRPYMETWLKFVGVTDVTGIVVERTLFGADGKVDRRRAIDDARAIARTF, from the coding sequence ATGACACGCGTGCTCTATATCGAAGGCTCACCCAACAAGGCTCATTCGGCGTCCATCGAGGTGTGCGATGCGTTTCTCGACGCGTACCGGCATGCCCATCCCGATCACGAGATCCGCACGCTCGATGTCTGGGATCTGCCGATGCCCGAATTCGACGGTGCCGCGCTGGCCGCGAAATATGCGGGGCTGGGCGGCACGGCGTTGACGCCGGAGCAGGCGGCGGCGTGGCAGCAGATCGAACGGCTTGCGGCGCCGTTTCACGAAGCGGACAAATTCCTGTTCGGCGTGCCGCTGTGGAATTTCAGTATTCCGTACAAGCTCAAGCACCTGATCGACGTGATCTCGCAGAAGGACGTGTTGTTCACGTTCGACGCAGCGGGGTTTGCCGGCAAGCTGGCCGGCAAAAAGGCGGCGGTGGTCTACGCACGCGGGCTCGCCTACCAGTCGCCGGGGTCGTTTACGCCGGCCGCCGAGTTCGATCTGCAGCGCCCTTACATGGAAACGTGGCTCAAGTTCGTGGGCGTGACGGACGTTACCGGAATCGTCGTCGAGCGCACGTTGTTCGGTGCGGACGGGAAGGTCGATCGGCGCCGGGCGATCGACGACGCACGGGCGATCGCGCGGACGTTCTGA
- a CDS encoding H-NS histone family protein, which translates to MATYKELKAQMDALAEKAEAARVAEFQAVVDDIRTKVAEYGITEKDIFGTRRGRPARQAGAPVQAKYRDPKTGATWSGRGRAPAWIKDAKNRNRFLIQE; encoded by the coding sequence ATGGCAACTTACAAGGAACTGAAAGCTCAAATGGATGCTTTGGCCGAGAAAGCCGAAGCAGCGCGCGTCGCTGAATTCCAGGCGGTCGTCGACGACATCCGCACCAAAGTCGCGGAATACGGCATCACCGAAAAAGACATTTTCGGTACGCGTCGCGGTCGGCCGGCCAGACAGGCGGGCGCTCCCGTGCAGGCGAAGTATCGCGATCCGAAGACCGGGGCGACCTGGTCGGGCCGCGGTCGCGCGCCCGCATGGATCAAGGATGCGAAGAATCGCAATCGATTCCTGATCCAGGAATAA
- a CDS encoding methyl-accepting chemotaxis protein, with protein MRKQLTIRGGLVATIAGYTVLLVLVVGACIAALYIGNGSLEAMYRDDTASLLHLKTSSERMLVLRERMSDVAQIISAGQPAKEEIAQLHALLKQSNDELDAYTRLHARDAGEQALFDTLQERRRTLLDRVFLKALSQLDGDDAFNFLDTQRTAPPALFAAYQTAIDALESFQVTRQKARYDAAGMHFHRIVWGMGAVAVLALVVGFVAQRVLAKAIIEPINVAVEQFEKIAKGDLTGAVVVPGENEMAYLLNALKRMQDGLVDTVSQVRASTETIVGDVRTIASGNVDLSTRTEQQAVSLQQAAASVEQLTAAVRQNADNARDARTYVEGAARIASRGGEAMQRVVETMSEISHSSTRISGIVGVIESIAFQTNILALNAAVEAARAGEQGRGFAVVATEVRELAQRCAAAAKEIRDLIGQSVRRVEDGSGLVARAGSAMAELVAAVERVNAIMGETSQAFDEQSSGIEQVNAAVIQMEQTMQRNAALVEEAAAAALSLDEQGARLSAAVAQFRLRDAALA; from the coding sequence ATGCGAAAACAACTCACTATCCGTGGTGGACTCGTCGCGACCATCGCCGGTTATACCGTGCTGCTCGTGCTGGTGGTCGGCGCCTGCATCGCGGCCCTTTACATCGGCAACGGCTCGCTCGAGGCGATGTACCGCGACGACACCGCGTCGCTGCTGCACCTGAAGACCAGTTCCGAGCGGATGCTGGTGTTGCGCGAACGCATGAGCGACGTCGCGCAGATCATCAGCGCCGGCCAGCCCGCGAAGGAGGAGATCGCGCAACTTCACGCGCTGCTCAAGCAGAGCAACGACGAACTGGATGCGTACACACGCCTGCATGCGCGCGACGCCGGCGAGCAGGCACTGTTCGACACGTTGCAGGAGCGCCGGCGCACGCTGCTCGACCGGGTGTTCCTGAAGGCGCTGTCGCAGCTCGACGGCGACGACGCATTCAACTTCCTCGACACGCAGCGCACCGCGCCGCCGGCGTTGTTCGCGGCCTACCAGACGGCGATCGACGCGCTCGAGTCGTTCCAGGTCACGCGCCAGAAGGCTCGCTACGATGCGGCCGGCATGCATTTCCACCGGATCGTGTGGGGGATGGGGGCGGTCGCGGTGCTGGCGCTCGTCGTCGGGTTCGTGGCCCAGCGCGTGCTCGCGAAGGCGATCATCGAGCCGATCAACGTCGCGGTCGAGCAGTTCGAAAAAATCGCGAAAGGCGACCTGACCGGCGCGGTCGTCGTCCCGGGCGAGAATGAAATGGCGTATCTGCTGAATGCGCTGAAGCGGATGCAGGACGGCCTCGTCGATACGGTGAGCCAGGTGCGCGCGAGCACCGAGACGATCGTCGGCGACGTGCGCACGATCGCGAGCGGCAACGTCGACCTGTCCACGCGTACCGAGCAGCAGGCCGTGTCGCTGCAGCAGGCGGCCGCGAGCGTCGAGCAACTGACGGCGGCCGTGCGCCAGAACGCGGACAACGCGCGCGACGCGCGCACGTACGTCGAGGGCGCGGCCCGCATCGCGTCGCGCGGCGGCGAAGCGATGCAGCGCGTCGTCGAGACGATGTCGGAGATTTCGCACAGCTCCACGCGCATCTCCGGCATCGTCGGCGTGATCGAGAGCATTGCGTTTCAGACGAACATCCTCGCGTTGAACGCCGCCGTCGAAGCTGCGCGTGCGGGCGAGCAGGGGCGCGGGTTCGCGGTGGTCGCCACCGAGGTGCGCGAGCTCGCACAGCGCTGTGCCGCGGCGGCGAAGGAAATTCGCGACCTGATCGGCCAATCCGTGCGACGCGTCGAAGACGGCAGCGGCCTCGTCGCGCGGGCCGGCTCGGCGATGGCCGAGCTCGTCGCGGCGGTCGAGCGGGTGAACGCGATCATGGGCGAAACCAGCCAGGCATTCGACGAGCAGTCGTCGGGCATCGAGCAGGTGAACGCCGCGGTGATCCAGATGGAGCAGACGATGCAGCGCAATGCCGCGCTGGTCGAGGAAGCGGCGGCCGCGGCGCTGTCGCTCGACGAACAGGGCGCGCGGTTGAGCGCGGCGGTTGCGCAGTTCCGTCTGCGCGACGCGGCGCTCGCGTGA
- a CDS encoding DUF3224 domain-containing protein, whose amino-acid sequence MKLQASGPFEVKLNPEPLSRVAENSGLGRLSLDKHFHGDLEAVSHGEMLAFRSSVQGSAGYVAMETVEGVLGGRKGSFVLQHSSTMTRGQPTQSITVVPDSGTDELLGLSGAMRIDIDDGRHAYRFDYALPDAPQ is encoded by the coding sequence ATGAAACTGCAGGCCAGCGGTCCGTTCGAAGTGAAGCTGAATCCGGAACCCTTGAGTCGCGTCGCGGAGAACAGCGGACTCGGCCGCCTGTCGCTGGACAAGCATTTTCACGGCGATCTGGAAGCCGTCAGCCACGGAGAAATGCTCGCGTTTCGCAGCAGCGTTCAGGGGTCGGCCGGCTACGTGGCGATGGAAACCGTCGAAGGCGTGCTCGGCGGACGCAAGGGCAGCTTCGTCCTGCAGCACAGCTCCACCATGACGCGCGGGCAGCCGACGCAGTCGATCACGGTCGTGCCCGATTCCGGAACGGACGAACTGCTCGGCCTGTCCGGCGCGATGCGCATCGACATCGACGACGGCCGGCATGCGTACCGCTTCGACTACGCGTTGCCGGACGCGCCGCAATAA
- a CDS encoding saccharopine dehydrogenase family protein, whose product MPQPTYDLVVFGATSFVGQILTRYLSDYLSGAAAGAGDTLRWAIAGRSDAKLRQVRDTLGAAGQSVPIIVADAADETQLRALCAQTRVVVSTVGPYALYGEPLVRVCAQTGTDYCDLTGETQWIRRMIDRYEPAARQSGARIVHCCGFDSVPSDMGVFFLQQQARRQWGEPAAHVKMRVKTLKGGASGGTVASVINVVREAAADPALRRELLDPYSLCPQRHGFTVRQHAVRSAEFDRDCDTWIAPFVMAAINERVVHRSNALADDAYGNRFTYDEAVMTGTGLKGRMIALAMVAGLGAFMVGVLVGPVRGLMARFLLPKPGEGPSIDAQQAGRYDLRFFGRAEDGRTLRVKVTGDRDPGYGSTGKMLGQAAIGLALDCHSDGVKTGRGGGFWTPATMFDERYIECLVRHAGLRFEVIRP is encoded by the coding sequence ATGCCCCAACCGACCTACGATCTCGTCGTATTCGGCGCCACCAGTTTCGTCGGGCAGATCCTGACCCGTTACCTGTCCGATTATCTGTCCGGCGCGGCCGCCGGTGCCGGCGACACGCTGCGCTGGGCGATCGCGGGCCGGTCCGACGCGAAGCTCAGGCAGGTCCGGGATACGCTCGGCGCGGCCGGGCAATCCGTGCCGATCATCGTTGCCGACGCGGCCGACGAAACGCAGCTGCGGGCGCTGTGCGCGCAAACGCGGGTGGTCGTGTCCACCGTCGGCCCTTACGCGCTGTACGGAGAGCCGCTGGTTCGGGTCTGCGCGCAAACCGGCACCGACTACTGCGACCTCACCGGCGAGACGCAGTGGATCCGGCGGATGATCGACAGGTACGAGCCCGCAGCCCGGCAATCGGGCGCGCGGATCGTGCATTGCTGCGGCTTCGATTCGGTGCCGTCGGACATGGGCGTCTTCTTCCTGCAGCAGCAGGCGCGGCGACAGTGGGGCGAACCGGCCGCGCACGTGAAGATGCGCGTCAAGACGTTGAAGGGCGGTGCGTCGGGCGGCACCGTGGCCAGCGTGATCAACGTCGTGCGCGAAGCGGCGGCCGATCCGGCATTGCGTCGGGAGCTGCTCGATCCTTATTCGTTGTGTCCGCAACGGCATGGTTTCACGGTGCGGCAGCATGCGGTCCGGTCCGCCGAATTCGATCGCGACTGCGATACGTGGATCGCGCCGTTCGTGATGGCGGCGATCAACGAGCGCGTCGTTCACCGCTCCAATGCGCTGGCGGACGATGCGTACGGCAACCGCTTCACCTACGACGAAGCCGTGATGACGGGCACGGGCCTGAAGGGGCGCATGATCGCGCTGGCAATGGTGGCGGGCCTCGGCGCATTCATGGTCGGCGTCCTCGTCGGGCCGGTGCGCGGCCTGATGGCGCGCTTCCTGCTGCCGAAGCCGGGCGAGGGGCCGAGCATCGACGCCCAACAGGCCGGCCGCTACGATTTGCGCTTCTTCGGCCGCGCCGAAGACGGGCGTACCTTGCGTGTGAAAGTCACCGGCGATCGCGATCCCGGCTACGGCTCCACCGGCAAGATGCTCGGTCAGGCCGCGATCGGTCTCGCGCTCGATTGCCACAGCGACGGCGTGAAGACCGGGCGCGGCGGCGGTTTCTGGACGCCGGCGACGATGTTCGACGAACGCTATATCGAGTGTCTGGTTCGCCATGCCGGGTTGCGTTTCGAGGTGATTCGACCGTAG
- a CDS encoding LysR substrate-binding domain-containing protein has product MNPPLDTALLHTFVAVADVRSFTRAGRRLNLSQSAVSAQIVRLEDQVGQALLVRNTRSVTLTAHGETLLGYARAMLNLSEEARARLGTGDTVDVKLRIGVSEDFAGGWLADLMRRHGAARRGLRLDLVVDIGDSLFRRHANGEFDLVIGSRCSHSGHGATLWREPLAWAFARHEPLPEGDVPLACFPDPCPYRGAAIKALTLAGMRYRIACESPSVTGIRTFARAGIAIAPVPRSAIDDTLRELGLAEGLPALPEMEFVMMHDARMPAATEFAATILDETAARTGAGNGSRKRRRRASTTTTPGSNG; this is encoded by the coding sequence ATGAACCCTCCTCTCGATACGGCGCTGCTTCATACCTTCGTTGCGGTTGCCGACGTACGCAGCTTCACCCGCGCCGGGCGGCGGCTGAACCTCAGCCAGTCCGCGGTCAGCGCGCAGATCGTTCGCCTCGAGGACCAGGTCGGGCAGGCGCTGCTCGTGCGCAATACGCGCAGCGTGACGCTGACCGCGCATGGCGAGACGCTGCTTGGCTACGCGCGGGCGATGCTCAATCTGAGCGAGGAAGCACGGGCCAGGCTGGGAACGGGTGACACCGTCGACGTCAAGCTGCGGATCGGCGTGTCGGAGGACTTCGCAGGCGGCTGGCTTGCGGATTTGATGCGCCGCCACGGCGCCGCGCGGCGCGGCCTGCGGCTGGATCTGGTCGTCGACATCGGCGACAGTCTGTTTCGACGGCACGCCAACGGCGAATTCGATCTCGTGATCGGCAGCCGGTGTTCGCACTCGGGCCACGGCGCGACGTTGTGGCGAGAGCCGCTCGCCTGGGCGTTCGCGCGCCACGAGCCGCTTCCGGAAGGCGACGTGCCGCTCGCGTGCTTCCCCGATCCGTGCCCGTACCGCGGCGCCGCCATCAAGGCGCTCACACTGGCCGGCATGCGCTACCGGATCGCGTGCGAAAGCCCGAGCGTGACCGGCATCCGGACCTTCGCACGGGCCGGCATCGCGATCGCGCCCGTGCCGCGCAGCGCGATCGACGACACGCTCCGCGAATTGGGCTTGGCCGAAGGTTTGCCGGCGCTGCCGGAGATGGAATTCGTGATGATGCACGACGCGCGGATGCCCGCGGCGACCGAATTCGCCGCGACGATTCTGGACGAGACGGCTGCCCGTACGGGCGCGGGCAACGGCAGCCGCAAGCGTCGCCGCCGGGCGTCCACGACGACGACGCCCGGCTCGAATGGCTGA
- a CDS encoding RidA family protein, with the protein MNRDDKLKHVAAEFGFDPDETIRIGGKYTPVLVDGRTAYVAGQIPRIGEVVHFVGIVGESVSLDDGRRAAGISALRALALIRKQCGTLDAIATVPRMTVYVRSAPGFTMQSEVADGASDVLYAVLGDAGVHTRSSVGVLQLPKGASVEADFIFGLNRSGAAG; encoded by the coding sequence ATGAACAGGGATGACAAACTGAAACATGTCGCAGCCGAATTCGGATTCGATCCGGACGAAACGATCAGGATCGGCGGAAAGTACACGCCCGTCCTGGTCGACGGAAGGACGGCCTACGTCGCCGGCCAGATTCCGCGAATCGGCGAAGTCGTGCATTTCGTCGGCATCGTGGGCGAATCCGTTTCGCTGGACGACGGCCGCCGCGCGGCCGGCATTTCCGCACTGCGCGCGCTGGCGCTGATCCGCAAGCAGTGCGGCACGCTCGATGCGATCGCGACGGTGCCGCGCATGACCGTGTACGTGCGCAGCGCGCCCGGCTTCACGATGCAAAGCGAGGTGGCCGACGGCGCGTCGGACGTGTTGTATGCCGTGCTCGGCGACGCCGGCGTCCATACGCGCTCGTCTGTCGGCGTGCTGCAATTGCCGAAGGGCGCGTCGGTCGAAGCCGATTTCATTTTCGGGCTGAATCGCAGCGGCGCCGCCGGTTGA
- a CDS encoding LysR substrate-binding domain-containing protein — MRRKIPSNSALLAFDAAARHGSFARAADELARTEGAVSRQIGRLEAFLGVTLFERIGNRVRLAPNGARYAVQVREILDRLERDSLYLMGQPVEGASIDIAAIPTFATRWLIPRLKRFQARHPNVTVHIAERMEPFLLAGSGFDAAIHFEHPAWAGMHLHPLLEEVLVPVCSPALVEGVGARPSLDALPRLHRRQNPDAWQRYAQETGIELTNPAVGPRYDLHSMLIEAALAGLGVALVPRLYIGTELEQGRLVAPWPDGKAITKNFCLVLPEPIELSAAPVRAFAEWLLDDARDAAR; from the coding sequence ATGCGACGCAAGATCCCCAGCAATTCCGCGCTCCTGGCCTTCGACGCGGCGGCCCGACACGGCAGCTTCGCCCGCGCCGCCGACGAGCTGGCGCGCACCGAAGGCGCCGTCAGCCGTCAGATCGGCCGGCTGGAGGCGTTCCTCGGCGTGACGCTGTTCGAGCGCATCGGCAACCGCGTGCGGCTGGCGCCCAACGGCGCGCGATACGCGGTGCAGGTGCGCGAGATTCTTGACCGGCTGGAACGGGACAGCCTGTATCTGATGGGGCAGCCCGTCGAAGGCGCGAGCATCGACATCGCCGCGATCCCGACCTTCGCGACCCGCTGGCTGATTCCCCGGTTGAAGCGCTTTCAGGCGCGCCATCCGAACGTCACCGTGCACATCGCCGAACGGATGGAACCCTTCCTGCTGGCCGGCAGCGGATTCGACGCCGCCATTCATTTCGAACATCCCGCGTGGGCCGGCATGCATCTGCATCCGCTGCTGGAAGAGGTGCTGGTGCCCGTGTGCAGTCCGGCGCTCGTCGAAGGTGTTGGCGCGAGGCCGTCGCTGGATGCGCTGCCTCGCCTGCACCGGCGGCAGAATCCGGACGCGTGGCAGCGCTATGCGCAGGAAACCGGCATCGAGCTGACCAATCCGGCGGTCGGCCCGCGATACGATCTTCATTCGATGCTGATCGAGGCCGCGCTGGCCGGCCTCGGCGTCGCGCTGGTGCCGCGGCTTTACATCGGGACGGAGCTCGAACAAGGGCGGCTGGTCGCGCCCTGGCCGGACGGCAAGGCGATTACGAAAAACTTTTGCCTCGTGCTGCCCGAGCCGATCGAATTGAGCGCGGCGCCGGTGCGGGCGTTTGCGGAGTGGCTGCTGGACGACGCGCGGGACGCGGCGCGCTGA
- a CDS encoding cupin domain-containing protein, whose translation MQLQTGNLFAVDGRRGGDERIDRLVTGPRVNVERIVSMGHASPDGFWYDDPRAEWVVLLSGAAVLEFEEDATRLDMRAGDYVLIEPHCRHCVAWTHDEVQTVWLAIYYER comes from the coding sequence ATGCAACTTCAAACCGGTAATTTATTCGCCGTCGACGGGCGGCGCGGCGGCGACGAGCGAATCGACAGGCTCGTCACGGGCCCGCGTGTAAACGTCGAGCGGATCGTATCGATGGGGCATGCGAGCCCGGACGGGTTCTGGTATGACGACCCGCGGGCCGAATGGGTCGTGCTGCTGTCCGGCGCGGCCGTGCTCGAATTCGAAGAGGATGCAACGCGGCTCGATATGCGCGCGGGAGATTACGTGCTGATCGAGCCGCATTGCCGTCATTGTGTCGCATGGACGCATGACGAAGTGCAAACCGTCTGGCTTGCCATCTATTACGAACGCTGA
- a CDS encoding LysR family transcriptional regulator yields MISDQNGEFESQSVRAGLPSLMALRCFEAAARHEHFSRAADELCLTHGAVSRAVRLLEDDLGVALFERRSRRVFLTEAGRTLAQAVRDGLGLMRHAAHALRTDAARARRSVLSCEPTLLMRWLMPRWPDFQARHAGVDIHLAAAGGPFSFDSGIDMAIRRNDFAWPAAYHAEHLFAERVGPVCRPDKVGAWFASRRGARALKPDAVRLHTRTRPDAWHAWAAAANQPAANGRGQRFDHFYFSLQAAVAGLGVAIGPWHLVRDDIESGVLVAPMGFVEDGSDYYLLTPTPAMDGSAHAALLGWLRAMV; encoded by the coding sequence ATGATTTCTGACCAGAATGGTGAATTTGAATCACAATCGGTCCGTGCCGGCCTGCCGTCGCTGATGGCGCTGCGTTGTTTCGAGGCGGCGGCGCGTCACGAGCATTTCAGCCGCGCGGCCGACGAGCTGTGCCTGACCCATGGCGCGGTCAGTCGCGCGGTGCGTCTGCTCGAGGACGATCTGGGCGTCGCGCTGTTCGAGCGGCGCAGCCGTCGCGTGTTCCTGACCGAGGCGGGCCGCACCCTCGCCCAGGCCGTTCGTGACGGCCTGGGCCTGATGCGTCACGCCGCTCACGCCTTGCGTACCGACGCCGCCCGTGCGCGGCGTTCGGTCCTGTCGTGCGAGCCGACGCTCCTGATGCGCTGGCTGATGCCGCGCTGGCCGGATTTCCAGGCGCGGCATGCGGGCGTCGACATCCATCTGGCCGCCGCGGGCGGCCCGTTCTCGTTCGACAGCGGTATCGACATGGCGATTCGTCGCAACGATTTCGCGTGGCCGGCGGCGTATCACGCCGAGCATCTGTTCGCCGAACGCGTGGGGCCGGTTTGCCGGCCGGACAAGGTCGGTGCGTGGTTTGCGTCGCGTCGCGGTGCCCGCGCGTTGAAGCCCGACGCTGTGCGACTGCATACACGCACCCGGCCGGACGCATGGCATGCCTGGGCGGCGGCGGCGAATCAACCGGCCGCGAACGGGCGCGGGCAGCGGTTCGATCATTTCTACTTCAGTCTGCAGGCGGCCGTCGCGGGGCTGGGAGTCGCGATCGGACCGTGGCACCTGGTGCGCGACGACATCGAAAGCGGTGTGCTGGTTGCGCCGATGGGGTTCGTCGAGGATGGATCGGATTACTACCTGTTGACGCCGACGCCGGCGATGGACGGGAGCGCGCACGCGGCGTTGCTCGGATGGTTGAGGGCGATGGTCTGA
- a CDS encoding MBL fold metallo-hydrolase → MSNVTFPCQRVGDFTITAISDGYLTASLDFLSNIDVADAAGMQHAAGQQAPSAVHINCYVVRGAGRTILVDAGAGGIRQWGGRLQDNLRLAGIDPGAIDTVLLTHAHPDHIGGLTNAAGHVAFPNAELLAHRREVAFWRDDGNLSRASERARGNFRIARQAFDAYGDALRTFDAGEVLPGIAAIPLPGHTDGHTGYVLESGDRGLLVWGDIVHFPHIQIKRPDVSIAFDQDASQAATTRARLLDRASSEGLLIAGMHLGEPGFARIGRTNGEYRLIYETDA, encoded by the coding sequence ATGTCCAACGTTACGTTTCCCTGCCAGCGTGTCGGGGATTTCACGATCACCGCGATCAGCGACGGCTATCTCACGGCCAGCCTCGATTTCCTGTCGAATATCGACGTGGCCGACGCTGCCGGCATGCAGCACGCGGCCGGGCAGCAGGCGCCGTCCGCCGTGCATATCAACTGCTACGTCGTGCGCGGCGCGGGCCGCACGATTCTCGTCGATGCAGGGGCCGGCGGCATCAGGCAATGGGGCGGCCGTCTGCAGGACAACTTACGGTTGGCCGGCATCGATCCCGGCGCGATCGACACCGTCCTGCTCACGCACGCCCATCCCGACCACATTGGCGGGCTGACGAATGCCGCCGGACACGTTGCGTTTCCGAATGCGGAGCTGCTCGCGCATCGACGCGAGGTCGCGTTCTGGCGCGACGACGGCAATCTGAGCCGCGCCAGCGAGCGCGCCCGCGGCAATTTCCGGATCGCGCGTCAGGCATTCGACGCTTACGGCGACGCGCTTCGGACCTTCGACGCAGGCGAGGTGCTGCCCGGAATCGCTGCCATCCCGCTACCGGGGCATACCGACGGGCATACCGGCTATGTGCTCGAATCCGGCGATCGGGGCCTGCTCGTGTGGGGCGACATCGTGCATTTCCCGCACATCCAGATCAAGCGGCCGGACGTCTCGATTGCGTTCGACCAGGATGCGTCGCAGGCGGCGACGACGCGTGCACGGCTGCTCGACCGGGCCAGCTCGGAAGGGCTGCTGATCGCCGGCATGCATCTGGGGGAACCCGGGTTCGCGCGAATCGGGCGAACCAACGGCGAATACCGCCTCATTTACGAGACCGACGCGTGA